A portion of the Nitratidesulfovibrio termitidis HI1 genome contains these proteins:
- a CDS encoding cytochrome c3 family protein: MHRIRCLAAAFLLLLLPTALLAYEVPKEIIIKRPDKNQPMAAWVVPVTFPHGKHAVLNSCDSCHHEESDRTLGQFLPCTQCHNKPTVTDTSSFYMAWHNDSTHSCLGCHRKMREAGKMPPLSCTRGCHKKTEAQ, translated from the coding sequence GGCATTCCTCCTGCTCCTGCTGCCCACGGCGCTGCTGGCGTACGAGGTGCCCAAGGAGATCATCATCAAACGGCCCGACAAGAACCAGCCCATGGCCGCATGGGTGGTTCCGGTCACCTTTCCGCACGGCAAGCACGCCGTGCTGAATTCCTGCGATTCGTGCCATCACGAAGAGTCGGACAGGACCCTCGGCCAGTTCCTGCCCTGCACCCAGTGCCACAACAAGCCCACGGTCACGGACACCTCGTCGTTCTACATGGCTTGGCACAACGACAGCACCCACAGTTGCCTGGGCTGCCACCGCAAGATGCGCGAGGCCGGAAAGATGCCGCCCCTCTCGTGCACCCGTGGCTGCCACAAGAAGACGGAGGCCCAATGA
- a CDS encoding hydrogenase small subunit: MNALAQFVARRAEAEERGVSRRDFLKFCGMVAVAMGLDVSMGAQIARALEGKKKPSVVYMHGAECTGCTEALLRLVDPYFDVLIMEVVSLDYCETVMAAAGHAAHAALQKAMKNPDGYFCVIEGAIPTRDGGLYGQVGGQTMLSLFTEVAGKAKGVIAIGSCASYGGIQAAAPNPSKAIGVGAALKPLGIAPINLPGCPPNPVNFVGTVVHLLTKGLPELDTSGRPKLFYGKTVHDMCERRPHFDKGEFALSFSSQQARDGWCLHKLGCRGPWTYNNCPTALFNQTTWPVRSGAPCIGCSEPGFWDQLAPFNRDVREKGDDA, from the coding sequence ATGAACGCTCTCGCCCAATTCGTGGCGCGCCGTGCAGAGGCCGAGGAACGCGGCGTCTCACGGCGCGACTTTCTGAAATTCTGCGGCATGGTGGCCGTGGCCATGGGGCTGGATGTCTCCATGGGCGCGCAGATCGCCCGCGCGCTGGAAGGCAAGAAGAAGCCTTCGGTCGTGTACATGCACGGCGCGGAATGCACCGGCTGCACCGAAGCACTGTTGCGTCTTGTTGATCCGTACTTCGACGTGCTGATCATGGAAGTGGTCTCGCTGGACTACTGCGAGACAGTCATGGCCGCCGCCGGGCACGCCGCCCACGCCGCGTTGCAAAAGGCCATGAAGAATCCGGACGGCTATTTCTGCGTCATCGAAGGGGCCATCCCCACCCGCGACGGCGGGCTGTACGGCCAGGTGGGCGGGCAGACCATGCTTTCGCTGTTCACCGAGGTGGCGGGCAAGGCCAAGGGCGTCATCGCCATAGGCAGTTGCGCCAGCTACGGGGGCATCCAGGCCGCAGCGCCCAACCCGTCGAAAGCCATCGGGGTGGGGGCGGCGCTGAAGCCGCTGGGCATCGCGCCCATCAACCTGCCCGGATGCCCGCCCAACCCCGTGAACTTCGTGGGCACGGTGGTGCACCTGCTGACCAAGGGCCTGCCCGAGCTCGACACCTCGGGCCGCCCCAAGCTGTTCTACGGCAAGACCGTGCACGACATGTGCGAACGGCGGCCCCACTTCGACAAGGGCGAATTCGCCCTGTCGTTCTCGTCGCAGCAGGCGCGCGACGGCTGGTGCCTGCACAAGCTGGGGTGCCGTGGCCCGTGGACGTACAACAACTGTCCAACCGCGCTGTTCAACCAGACCACCTGGCCGGTGCGCTCGGGCGCGCCCTGCATAGGATGCAGCGAACCCGGATTCTGGGACCAGCTTGCCCCCTTCAACCGCGACGTGCGCGAAAAGGGCGATGACGCCTGA